From Daucus carota subsp. sativus chromosome 6, DH1 v3.0, whole genome shotgun sequence:
AGGAAGTTGTTGAGCAATTATCGACCACCTAAaccatattaaattatattagacaAAAGAATTGTACTAATAAACCAGTTTCTAGCACATCAACAGATGGTCATTTTAAAACATAAAGTCATCACTGGTCTCTAGAGAGATTTCTGTGCAAACCAACATAGAAAAGACTATGAAATGTTGCAGGGTCGACCCTTGGATAAGGCGATCAAGGTGGGCTCCTAGAACACCACTCGTGAAGGGgcaccaaaatttatatatgtgtattatatagtataaatctaaaaatatatttatatataattgcatTTGAGCATTCATTTGAACACAAATTGGGTATTTAgtaatattcttatttaaattGACATGAATGTCATGATTCAGGTATGCAtgtctaaaaaaaaataaaaaatctttgTGATCTTAAATAAGGGACATCATTTTCAACATTCGGCTAGAGCACCCGAATCTCTAGGAATGGCCCTGATGCTGTATGTCACATTTATGGACAACATGTCCCGCATTGAAATTCGATTTGAGAAAGATTGAATCTGCAATGATGTGGTAAAGCTTCAAGAAAAGAACAGGATGACTAAACAACCTCTGGAAAGATTTGTGCAGGAGAATTCACCTGCTACCAATTGCTGCATGGAGGTTAATAATCAGCTCTTCTTCCTGTGGTGTGAAATTCTCATGCTTTTTATCAGGCCTCAAGTGGTTAGAACACTTGTGCTTGCAACTCTTCCCACATTTTCTAGGCCCTgtcactaaaaataaaaaatcactttGTTCGAGCATAATTCTGCAGACAGAAATTGTGAGCCTTAATCTGTCCTGTACATCTGGAAACAAACAGAAGCCAAGTATAAGGAAATCACCTGTTTTCTTGGAGGCATCAGTCCAGTTAGTTCTCTGCTTCGGTGCATAAGCAATCATTTTGACATCTTCGTCTTTGTTCCAGTTACCCTTTCTCACGTTCATTCTTTCGTAGCAAGGGGGCTTCACCATGTTCAAAACCTTCTTAAGAAATGTTCGAAAGAAATGAAAAAGATGAAGGGGTTTATCAAGTGGCCAAGGCATGAAAAGCATGCGGTTTCACTTCCATCTGAACTATATTTGCAGGATGAATAGCATGCTCTACAAAAAACAATGTAATTTATTCTCTTTTGAGGCCTGACAGGGCACTTGAATCTGGTttaaattggttgatttatTTGGTTAGTCATGATTAAAAACTAAGCAAAACTacataaacaattaaaatgGTTCTTCACGAGAAAGGAAATGGATTTATTTAGCTTAGCTGCTATGATCACAAGTTTGATGAGaacaattattataaacaaaGGCTCAACTAATTAAAGGcacaattaatttaaaatgtGAATTGTAGCTCTACTAATTCTTGCACACACAGATTCTACATGATTAGTAGCTATACCAAGTGTGTGAAATGATGATTAAGCATTAATCAAAACCGTATTAAGAGGACGCTCTTTGCAACTACACCTATGATTCAGTTTTAACAGCTCTATTTTCTGCTAACATGTTCAGACTGCTGCATGACTTTCCAGCTTTTATGATAAAATGGAATAGCAGAAATCATCTGTGTTATGGGTTTATGTAACTTTCCTAAAAAGTACTTGTATGGTATTTTGGATTATCAGTATACTTGTATTACGGTGGCGAATATCAGAAGAGCTCAtgacaataaaaaattattacaatCAGTTGTACCTGGTGATCTGACAtgtgtttagctcgttttttttgttttgcaatCATACTGTAATTCAAAGTTTGAGAATTTGTCCCGGTTCTTtccagaatttgattaaaacCTTcacttttgataaaaaaaaaaaattgaaattctaTTACTCACATCCCACAGCTTAGAAAGTTAAGATACTCATATTACAGGAAAGACATATATGATGTATgtcaataatataaattcattattatttatattcatcatcaaaacacgaaaatatttcattattgtttcttttcttctatcttgtttcctttttcctacattttggaatcaacttgcagaATTTTTTAACTCATAAATTATATTAGTATAGTTTATTAGCATGAAAGCTCTTTGTATTTTAATGATCATAGTTTATTAGCATGAAAGCTCTTTGTATTTTAatgatcataatttttttaataagtttcaaaaataataatgatattatactttttattgtattttaacattcttgttttatattataataaataacaaaataataatacaatgtCAAAGGTAATAATatagtaattataaaaatattttgacgatactcaagtatttttttaataaaattaagatattaTTGATTTCGAGTTAAGTCGGATTTGATTTAAGGGTACAACATTTTAAGAACTCATTTAaaactttttccttttttttttgaaactaaagAACTCATTTAAAACTTAATCTCTAATTTATAAGTTTTGAACTACAACaactattttaaaaatctataataactTTTGGTTAACAACATCTACTAGTATCATATCTATGTATTTCAATAAACAGATGAAGTGCACCCGATGAATCTTGTAAAATGAGAAAAGAGAGGAACCTCTTCCTCAATTTGACATGCTACGCTAGAGATCCTGCTGCACCTACTTTAATCATCCGAAGAAAAAAGCAAAATTGAGCCAGTTTTTGACTTTTTAGCTAGATACTCGTATAAAATGAATAATAACTTGATAAAACAGAAAATAATCATGGAGTTGACGAGTAAAACACAAGCAGAAGCAGCTAACCTCGAGCCATCAGGTCAGAGTCAGACCAATCAGAACTTAAGCCAACTCTAAGCAAAGTGCCACATAAGCAAAGTGTCACACGGAGACGAACCAAGCAAAGTGCCACATGGAGGAGTCTTAGATTTCAGAGACTTCATGCAAGTGACTTATTTACCGAACAATTGATGCAGTATCATTCAGTTGACAAACATGCACATAGTACTTAGCTTCATAATAAGTCCTTAATTTCAGGCTTTGAGCATGTCAAAGTCAAACACCCCTCTAGGCTCTAGTAGtcaacatgcatatataagCTACTTGTGGTGATGCAAATATGCAAACTCCTCTTCTATACACATTTTATTTCAGACATGAAGATGAAGAGAGTCAAGTCAGAGCTGTTCAGGATAGTCATCAAGAACAGACAGAGAACTTGCaagtttcttttatttcttGCACTTTGTTACATACTAGCCATCACTATAATACAACTACCATTTGATCTCAAACTCCCATTTTCTTCTGACTCACTCACTCCACTTCTACTTCACAAAAGTGAACCTCAGCTAAATCAAGAACTAATCCCATTTGAGCCCACAACATTGATAAATCAATCACACAATGACCAATACAAATTTTTGTCAAGACTGAATTTTGATGACAAAAATGGACTTTTAACTGATATGGACAAGGCTGTGTATGAAGCTTTTCAAGTGGGTCATAAGTTTTGGGAAGAGATCAAAGAATCCTGCCCACATTCGATGCTGCTTTCgggttttgagttcagtgacaaAGGGAAGAACCTTATGGTGATTCCTTGTGGCATGGCTTTAGGATCAGAGATTACTCTGGTGGCTAAGCCTAGAAAAGGCCATTTTGAGAAGGAACCAAGGAGAGTGGGGCAGTTTACAATGGTGTCTCAGTTTGTGTTGGAGTTGCACGGTCTGAAAAGTGTTGATGGGGTGGAACCACCaaagattttgtattttaatcCTAGGTTGAAGGGGGATTGGAGTGGGAAGCCTGTCATTGAGCAGAATACTTGCTATAGGATGAAATGGGGCTCCGGGCTTCGCTGTGAGGGTTGGGCATCCAGGGCTGATGAAGAAACTGGTAAAACATACTACTCTATTTTTTTCATACAGCATTTGATTTTTCTGCACATATTGCacttatttttgaatatctgtgaaTCATAAGTTTAGATCTCTTTCATACTGATGAAGCTGTTGTTCAATTTTATATGCTTGATGTGaagcatgtttttttttaaaaaaaaatctcattaCACTGCAAATTAGTAGGCATAATATCAGCGTGTATATTGATGAATAAGGATGAATCTCACTTGTACTGTATTAGTACTCACCACTTGAAGCAATTCTTTGTTACTCTGCAGTTGATGGTCAGGTAAAGTGTGAGAACTGGAAGCGAGATGATGATAATCATTCTGAGCGGCCTAAGACCAGTTGGTTGTCGAACCTTCTTGAAGGTAGAACAAAGAAGGTCACTGTTGATTGGCCATATCCATTTGAAGAAGAGAAATTGTTTGTTTTAACTATTAGTGCTGGACTGGAGGGTTATCATGTCAATGTTGACGGAAGGCACGTCACTTCATTTCCTTACCGAACTGTGAGTGACAATCAACCTATGCTGTCTTGATGCACTTGGAGTTTGaacttattttataattatatgcttATCATTTGTAGGGTTTTGCACTTGAGGATGCAACAGGATTGTCCCTAAATGGGGACATTGATGTCCATTCTATATTTGCTACATCTTTGCGCACGTCACATCCTAGCTTTGCTCCTCAGGGTCATCTTGATATGTCCACTAGTTCAGAAGCTCCATCTGTTTTGCCAGGACCTGTTGAAATGTTCATTGGTATACTCTCAGCTGGCAACCATTTTGCGGAGAGAATGGCTGTCAGGAAGTCTTGGATGCAGCACGAGTTTGTACAATCTTCAAAAGTTGTTGCTCGTTTCTTTGTAGCACTGGTTGGTGATAACTGataatttttctttatcttctttttcatgtatataatttgtttcatggttaataaattttcttaaaactGATTCTTGACAGACTGGAATAAAGGaagtaaattttgatataaGGAAGGAAGCAGAGTTCTATGGTGACATTGTCATCGTGCCCTACATGGATAAATATGACCTTGTGGTCCTGAAAACTCTTGCAATTTGTGAATTTGGGGTGAGCATTTGGTTGTAGTGTTGTAGAACAGAAACCACGTTCTTTACTACCTAAAACTTGGTCATTAACTGGTATTTGGCCTACTCCCTTTCGGTTTCAGGTTCATAGAACAGCTGCTAAATACATCATGAAGTGTGACGATGACACGTTTGTTAGACTGGATGCAGTCATTCAGGAGGCAAATAATGTAGCTGCTAATAAGAGCTTGTATGTTGGAAACATTAATTATAACCATAAGCCCCTGCGAAAGGGTAAATGGTCAGTGACTTATGAGGTACTATACACCAGACATGCTTTTTCTTCTTGACCTTCATCAGAGTTTTCTTCTTGACCTTCATGTTTGCTTAAAATCACTGCTCTTCTTGGTTGTTCAGGAATGGCCAGAGGAAGATTATCCACCATATGCAGATGGTCCAGGATACATTATTTCATCAGATATTGCACAATTTATTGTGTCCGAGTTTGAAAACCATAAACTAAGGGTACTCAATCTTAACTCCCTCTataattttttgtgattttgtatAATTACTGCTAAAGATTAAATAGTGCCTCATTTGTGCAGTTGTTCAAAATGGAAGATGTTAGTATGGGGATGTGGGTCGAGAAGTTCAATAGCTCAAAACCTGTCGAGTACATACACAGCCTCAAATTCTGCCAATTTGGATGCATTGTAGGTTATTATACAGCACATTATCAATCTCCTACGCAGATGATGTGCTTGTGGGATAAACTGCTAAATAGCACAGGCAGACCCCAATGTTGCAACATCAGATGATAGTGTCTGTAACACAAAAGACTCGTATTTCAGATGACGGTGTGTGTGACACAGAGGACTCGTATTTGGTGTATAAATTCTTCGGATGCTGGATGCTCAGGGTATATATGTCGAGGTTTTTGGAAGCACTGCTAAGAAATTCATTcatttttctttatcttttctctGTGACATTTGTTAAATTATCTCTGTAAAGACCATATATACATAGCTCTGTAATATGCAATACAAAAGAATGAAATCTAACTTATGCTACGAATTCGTATGACTGAACTCTCATGCTGAATTGCCATTGGTGGTAATACTGCAGAGTTTAAGCTCTGAAGTTCTTTCAAATATGAGCATTGGGTTAAAAGGCCCAAATTTAATATTGCAGACCTTGAAGATGATGGTAATGTCGACGAATGTACCTCTAAGAGCATCGCCAATAATATACTGCAATAGTCGTATGTTAGGACCCAGACCCTTACACGTCGATAAGCATGTTAAATGCTGAGTTTAGCTTCTTCTGAATGTAATGTTTGTATCCCCATATAGCATTGGCTTAAGTTGCATTCATGATAAATGATAATGCTACTCTGTCATTTATCTTTCAGCACTTAATAAACACCGTCAACAGAAATAAGTTGCCAGTGCTAAGTTATACACAAACGAGCATGAGGTAAGACAGATCAATACATGTAACTTTAAGCAAAAGGCCACATGGAGACAACAAATATGTTAGTCATTTTATATACTAAGATAAGATACTCTGTGATGATTATAATTGTAGTAATATATACATAACGCATAATACAAAGAGTTGGAGACAGATCAGTAAGTTGTGTTCACAGAATTTAGAATGAAAAGAGCAGCGCTGTGAGCTTCTCTCCCACGAGCTACCAACTCAATACAATTCACTGCCATTtattatttcctgtcatatcaATGAAATGATTAAGACTTTTACTTATCAAAAATTTTGAGATGcacttcaaaattataaaactttaTACTCTATGTTAATTATATTGAAAAAGTTCAGAATTCACCTCCAATTCGACTAGGCTCCTTCGTCCCAGATAGTTAACCACAATTGTTTTGCTGAAAAACGGTTTTAAAACGTTAGTATAATAAATCTAAAAACAGTTTTtcatagggttaattatctagttggttgagcttaatgtatcaaattggtcactgaactcaaaacggtatcaagatggtcactgaagtggccataaatatcaaacaagtaccttaaaatataagttcaagcagtaaaaatattatttataaagttttacacattatttttgaatgttaccaaaactaagtaaaaggttatgacttctaatatttatgataatatatttagattttatcaagtttatttattatttatttttaattaaaacaaaaaaataactataaataaaatataaataataaataaacttgataaaatataaatatattattttaaatactagaagtcataaccttttagttggttgtggtaacatttaaaaataatgtgtaaaactttataaataatatttttactatttaaactcatatttcaaggtacttgtttaatatttatggtgactttagtgaccatcttgataccgttttgagttcagtgaccaatttgatacattgaGCCCACTTCAGTGgctaacttgataattaacccgtttttttttcatatattttagttCAAAAAgctgtttttaaaaaatgaacatGGACcagtattttcaaaaaaaactatatttatttatccgatctcattaaaaatattattttttgtttgtaaggcaaaatacataaatattagaaaaaatattttttatcaacaCTTTTTATAACGGCAAAGCACTTTTAACTACAccttcaaaattatttaaaattttcacacATATTATAGATTTGTCAACTGTATATATAATAGAAACTTTCCtttatgaattataatattttatatataattttatgtaaaataaattatgaaataagGGCACAcgtttgtttttcaaaaaatttgtaAGACTCGAATTGTACTTGTCCCTGAGTCTCTGACTCTAATAATgcagttaaaatattttaaaaacaatttaatttcaaaacatAAACTAGTCGGAAACTTGAGCGGCCAGTGGCCACATATAATGACGACAAACGGCGTAAGTTTCTATATTCATCACTTCGCTTTCTATCATTGgtttttacaaataattttgaattagatGATGAAACCCACTTTCTGTATTTCAAAATAGGAAACCCCTTTATCTCTTTCATCTGCTCTTAGTTTGTGTACATGTATCTATTTCTGTATTTATAGAATCCATGTTTTTGTGCTTGTAGACATTTTTGTTGAGACATGAAGATGAAGAGAGTTAAGTCAGAGCTGTTCAAGATTGTAATGAACAGACAAAGATCTTTTCAGTTTCTTTTATTTCTTGCACTTTGTTACATACTCATTGTTACTGTAATACAAGTACCATTTGTTCTTAAAACCCCACTCTCTTCAGACACCTTGACTCCACCTCTGCAACTCAAAACTGAACTCCAGCTTGATCAAAAACAAAGCCCATCTAGGCCCACAATAGTTGTAAATCAATCAGAAAATGAGCCATACAAGTATTTGTCAAGATTGAATTTTGATGACAAAGATGGGCTTTTGTTAGGCATTGACAAGTCTGTAATTGAGGCTTTTCAAGTGGGTTGTAAGTTCTGGAGAGAGCTTCAAGAATCAAGAAAATTTCAGGGTCTTGTTAATGCCACTGGTGTTGAGAATGGGACTGAATCTTGCCCACATTCTATTTCGCTTTCGGGTTTTGAGTTTAGTGATAAGGGGAGGAATCTTATGGTGATTCCTTGTGGGATGGCATTAGGATCACATATTACTCTTGTGGCTAAGCCTAAAAAGGGTCATTTGGAGAAGGAACCAAAGATTTCTCTGTTGAGAGAGGGGCAGTCTGCATTGGTGTCTCAGTTTATGATGGAGTTGCAGGGTTTGAAAATTGTTGATGGGGAGGAACCACCTAGGATTTTGCATTTTAATCCTAGGTTGAAGGGGGATTTTAGTGGGAAGCCTGTGATTGAGCAGAATACTTGCTATAGGATGCAATGGGGTTCCGGGCTTCGCTGTGATGGTTGGGGATCAAGGGCTGAGGAAGAAACTGGTAAATCATTTCTCCTGgctatataatatttgtttttattgaatatatgaAGTAAATGTTGTGGATAACTACACTGAAGAATGTTAGTATTGTTGTTTATGACATCAATGATCAAATTAGAAAGTGTTTACTTATGTAAGGATAATACAACAGTTTAATTAGAAGCCCAGCCAGCTCTTGTGTTGTCTGTGTTAAAAAGTTTGTCTAATTTTAGGTCATTTTAAGGCTCAGTGTGGAGTA
This genomic window contains:
- the LOC108226152 gene encoding hydroxyproline O-galactosyltransferase GALT6, with product MKMKRVKSELFRIVIKNRQRTCKFLLFLALCYILAITIIQLPFDLKLPFSSDSLTPLLLHKSEPQLNQELIPFEPTTLINQSHNDQYKFLSRLNFDDKNGLLTDMDKAVYEAFQVGHKFWEEIKESCPHSMLLSGFEFSDKGKNLMVIPCGMALGSEITLVAKPRKGHFEKEPRRVGQFTMVSQFVLELHGLKSVDGVEPPKILYFNPRLKGDWSGKPVIEQNTCYRMKWGSGLRCEGWASRADEETVDGQVKCENWKRDDDNHSERPKTSWLSNLLEGRTKKVTVDWPYPFEEEKLFVLTISAGLEGYHVNVDGRHVTSFPYRTGFALEDATGLSLNGDIDVHSIFATSLRTSHPSFAPQGHLDMSTSSEAPSVLPGPVEMFIGILSAGNHFAERMAVRKSWMQHEFVQSSKVVARFFVALTGIKEVNFDIRKEAEFYGDIVIVPYMDKYDLVVLKTLAICEFGVHRTAAKYIMKCDDDTFVRLDAVIQEANNVAANKSLYVGNINYNHKPLRKGKWSVTYEEWPEEDYPPYADGPGYIISSDIAQFIVSEFENHKLRLFKMEDVSMGMWVEKFNSSKPVEYIHSLKFCQFGCIVGYYTAHYQSPTQMMCLWDKLLNSTGRPQCCNIR